A stretch of Equus caballus isolate H_3958 breed thoroughbred chromosome 11, TB-T2T, whole genome shotgun sequence DNA encodes these proteins:
- the ST6GALNAC2 gene encoding alpha-N-acetylgalactosaminide alpha-2,6-sialyltransferase 2 isoform X1 yields MGKAAGPPPDSRRPGGLGADRSAAAGGPLSKARGRHFRLRSRRAAPEGAGLGRPGPGEQERQGGEGPRGQRAGRAWRGGAGRGRAGRPPPGVRPGPPKPLPSARDGGGQGARGSGLHGAPARPVLLAAAPDRGCLLRDPLRPVLVGGGAVPGAPVQSQSLRCRHPLSLDIRRHPHFRGLFNLSTPVLLSWPLFTQELWDSLSQHKAPYGWQGLSRQAITSTLRLLNGSESTELFTGSREPRPHCIRCAVVGNGGILNGSRQGRNIDAHDYVFRLNGAVIKGFEDDVGTKTSFYGFTVNTMKNSLISYWTLGFTSVPQGQDLHYIFIPSDIRDYVMLRSAILGVRVPEGPDKGDRPWTYFGPEASASKFKLLHPDFISYLTERFLKSKLINTTFGDLYMPSTGALMLLTALHTCDQVSAYGFITRNYWKFSDHYFERIKKPLIFYANHDLSLEAALWRDLHKAGILWLYQR; encoded by the exons ATGGGGAAAGCGGCCGGCCCACCCCCAGACTCGCGGCGTCCTGGGGGGCTGGGCGCCGACAGGAGCGCAGCGGCTGGGGGCCCACTCTCCAAGGCCCGGGGGCGACACTTCCGCCTCCGGAGCCGCCGTGCAGCCCCCGAGGGTGCCGGCCTTGGGCGGCCGGGCCCGGGAGAGCAGGAgcggcagggtggggaggggccgcGGGGGCAGAGGGCGGGCAGGgcctggcggggcggggcggggcggggcagggcagggcggcCGCCTCCGGGAGTCCGGCCCGGCCCACCCAAGCCTCTCCCCTCCGCCCGGGACGGCGGCGGACAGGGCGCCCGCGGGTCGGGGCTGCATGGGGCTCCCGCGCGGCCCGTTCTTCTGGCTGCTGCTCCTGATCGCGGCTGCCTGCTCCGGGATCCTCTTCGCCCTGTACTTGTCGGCGGGGGAGCGGTACCCGGGGCCCCGGTCCAGAGCCAG AGCCTGCGCTGCCGACACCCACTTTCTCTCGACATCCGGCGGCACCCCCACTTCCGAGGCCTGTTCAATCTCTCCACTCCAGTGCTGCTCTCGTGGCCACTCTTCACCCAGGAGCTCTGGGacagcctgagccagcacaaAGCCCCCTACGGCTGGCAGGGCCTCTCCCGCCAAG CCATCACCTCCACCCTGAGACTTCTGAATGGCTCCGAGAGCACTGAGCTGTTCACTGGCTCCAGGGAGCCACGACCCCACTGCATTCGCTGTGCCGTGGTGGGTAATGGAGGCATTCTGAATGGTTCCCGCCAGGGTCGGAACATCGATGCCCACGACTATGTGTTCAG ACTCAATGGTGCTGTGATCAAAGGCTTCGAGGACGATGTGGGCACCAAGACCTCCTTCTACGGTTTCACTGTGAACACGATGAAGAACTCCCTCATCTCCTACTGGACGCTGGGCTTCACCTCTGTGCCACAAGGACAG GACCTGCACTATATCTTCATCCCCTCAGACATCCGTGACTATGTGATGCTGAGATCGGCCATTCTGGGTGTGCGTGTCCCGGAGGGCCCTGATAAAGGGGACAG GCCTTGGACCTACTTTGGACCAGAAGCCTCTGCCAGTAAATTCAAGCTACTACACCCAGACTTCATCAGCTACCTGACGGAGAG GTTTTTGAAATCAAAGTTGATTAACACAACTTTTGGAGACCTATATATGCCCAGTACTGGGGCCCTCATGCTGCTGACAGCTTTGCATACCTGTGACCAG GTTAGTGCCTATGGATTCATCACAAGGAACTACTGGAAATTTTCTGACCACTATTTCGAACGAATAAAGAAGCCACTGATATTCTATGCGAACCACGACCTGTCCCTGGAAGCCGCGCTGTGGCGGGACCTGCACAAGGCTGGCATCCTTTGGCTGTACCAGCGCTGA
- the ST6GALNAC2 gene encoding alpha-N-acetylgalactosaminide alpha-2,6-sialyltransferase 2 isoform X2 has product MGLPRGPFFWLLLLIAAACSGILFALYLSAGERYPGPRSRARNSASSQAFIGPKASNSGTRKSLRCRHPLSLDIRRHPHFRGLFNLSTPVLLSWPLFTQELWDSLSQHKAPYGWQGLSRQAITSTLRLLNGSESTELFTGSREPRPHCIRCAVVGNGGILNGSRQGRNIDAHDYVFRLNGAVIKGFEDDVGTKTSFYGFTVNTMKNSLISYWTLGFTSVPQGQDLHYIFIPSDIRDYVMLRSAILGVRVPEGPDKGDRPWTYFGPEASASKFKLLHPDFISYLTERFLKSKLINTTFGDLYMPSTGALMLLTALHTCDQVSAYGFITRNYWKFSDHYFERIKKPLIFYANHDLSLEAALWRDLHKAGILWLYQR; this is encoded by the exons ATGGGGCTCCCGCGCGGCCCGTTCTTCTGGCTGCTGCTCCTGATCGCGGCTGCCTGCTCCGGGATCCTCTTCGCCCTGTACTTGTCGGCGGGGGAGCGGTACCCGGGGCCCCGGTCCAGAGCCAG GAATAGTGCATCCTCTCAAGCATTCATTGGACCCAAGGCATCGAATTCTGGGACAAGAAAG AGCCTGCGCTGCCGACACCCACTTTCTCTCGACATCCGGCGGCACCCCCACTTCCGAGGCCTGTTCAATCTCTCCACTCCAGTGCTGCTCTCGTGGCCACTCTTCACCCAGGAGCTCTGGGacagcctgagccagcacaaAGCCCCCTACGGCTGGCAGGGCCTCTCCCGCCAAG CCATCACCTCCACCCTGAGACTTCTGAATGGCTCCGAGAGCACTGAGCTGTTCACTGGCTCCAGGGAGCCACGACCCCACTGCATTCGCTGTGCCGTGGTGGGTAATGGAGGCATTCTGAATGGTTCCCGCCAGGGTCGGAACATCGATGCCCACGACTATGTGTTCAG ACTCAATGGTGCTGTGATCAAAGGCTTCGAGGACGATGTGGGCACCAAGACCTCCTTCTACGGTTTCACTGTGAACACGATGAAGAACTCCCTCATCTCCTACTGGACGCTGGGCTTCACCTCTGTGCCACAAGGACAG GACCTGCACTATATCTTCATCCCCTCAGACATCCGTGACTATGTGATGCTGAGATCGGCCATTCTGGGTGTGCGTGTCCCGGAGGGCCCTGATAAAGGGGACAG GCCTTGGACCTACTTTGGACCAGAAGCCTCTGCCAGTAAATTCAAGCTACTACACCCAGACTTCATCAGCTACCTGACGGAGAG GTTTTTGAAATCAAAGTTGATTAACACAACTTTTGGAGACCTATATATGCCCAGTACTGGGGCCCTCATGCTGCTGACAGCTTTGCATACCTGTGACCAG GTTAGTGCCTATGGATTCATCACAAGGAACTACTGGAAATTTTCTGACCACTATTTCGAACGAATAAAGAAGCCACTGATATTCTATGCGAACCACGACCTGTCCCTGGAAGCCGCGCTGTGGCGGGACCTGCACAAGGCTGGCATCCTTTGGCTGTACCAGCGCTGA
- the ST6GALNAC2 gene encoding alpha-N-acetylgalactosaminide alpha-2,6-sialyltransferase 2 isoform X3, producing MGLPRGPFFWLLLLIAAACSGILFALYLSAGERYPGPRSRARNSASSQAFIGPKASNSGTRKSLRCRHPLSLDIRRHPHFRGLFNLSTPVLLSWPLFTQELWDSLSQHKAPYGWQGLSRQAITSTLRLLNGSESTELFTGSREPRPHCIRCAVVGNGGILNGSRQGRNIDAHDYVFRLNGAVIKGFEDDVGTKTSFYGFTVNTMKNSLISYWTLGFTSVPQGQDLHYIFIPSDIRDYVMLRSAILGVRVPEGPDKGDRFLKSKLINTTFGDLYMPSTGALMLLTALHTCDQVSAYGFITRNYWKFSDHYFERIKKPLIFYANHDLSLEAALWRDLHKAGILWLYQR from the exons ATGGGGCTCCCGCGCGGCCCGTTCTTCTGGCTGCTGCTCCTGATCGCGGCTGCCTGCTCCGGGATCCTCTTCGCCCTGTACTTGTCGGCGGGGGAGCGGTACCCGGGGCCCCGGTCCAGAGCCAG GAATAGTGCATCCTCTCAAGCATTCATTGGACCCAAGGCATCGAATTCTGGGACAAGAAAG AGCCTGCGCTGCCGACACCCACTTTCTCTCGACATCCGGCGGCACCCCCACTTCCGAGGCCTGTTCAATCTCTCCACTCCAGTGCTGCTCTCGTGGCCACTCTTCACCCAGGAGCTCTGGGacagcctgagccagcacaaAGCCCCCTACGGCTGGCAGGGCCTCTCCCGCCAAG CCATCACCTCCACCCTGAGACTTCTGAATGGCTCCGAGAGCACTGAGCTGTTCACTGGCTCCAGGGAGCCACGACCCCACTGCATTCGCTGTGCCGTGGTGGGTAATGGAGGCATTCTGAATGGTTCCCGCCAGGGTCGGAACATCGATGCCCACGACTATGTGTTCAG ACTCAATGGTGCTGTGATCAAAGGCTTCGAGGACGATGTGGGCACCAAGACCTCCTTCTACGGTTTCACTGTGAACACGATGAAGAACTCCCTCATCTCCTACTGGACGCTGGGCTTCACCTCTGTGCCACAAGGACAG GACCTGCACTATATCTTCATCCCCTCAGACATCCGTGACTATGTGATGCTGAGATCGGCCATTCTGGGTGTGCGTGTCCCGGAGGGCCCTGATAAAGGGGACAG GTTTTTGAAATCAAAGTTGATTAACACAACTTTTGGAGACCTATATATGCCCAGTACTGGGGCCCTCATGCTGCTGACAGCTTTGCATACCTGTGACCAG GTTAGTGCCTATGGATTCATCACAAGGAACTACTGGAAATTTTCTGACCACTATTTCGAACGAATAAAGAAGCCACTGATATTCTATGCGAACCACGACCTGTCCCTGGAAGCCGCGCTGTGGCGGGACCTGCACAAGGCTGGCATCCTTTGGCTGTACCAGCGCTGA